The Flexivirga oryzae genome has a segment encoding these proteins:
- a CDS encoding acyltransferase family protein gives MTRPASVGRVSRRRYDAIDGYRGLFVVLVMLYHVGVTALVGGWVGINHFFVFSGFLITRLLVKEFGRDGRISLINFYRRRVRRIVPAMIVLVGAVLVHTALFADPAYRKQFGGDAVATLGFYLNWRLIGRDDAYFTMFGHPSPLRHAWTLSVEEQFYLVAPLLLLVVCWLLRSRPARATCAFGLAVLSALWSAHLHYRGIVDQARFYYATDIRAQALLVGVAAGLLLAVDHRGREPIALSRGTTHLLAWIGFGTSLAALFVLSPTSACVYNGGGMLLFAVAAALMGFAAIDQRDLLINRLFSWGPLVYLGRISYGLYLYHWPIHLWLPMPGLPRWVAGTLQLLLALAVATVSFRYLELPIMQYGLRGVWRRRRTRRAVPATALIASLLGGIMMWQGSAGASASTPDLVSGQSAYRPTATVHRVGVLGDSVGSSLMAGWNQGAYRDLRLTDQTLIGCDLIDAPTWHDGSVGAPEKQCASWRRDWPSQMRDAHDSSMIVLAGAQFLTDHMVAGRVVRAGTPAMRELIDETLDGIRGRARTARVSTITLVNLPCRQIDPAQLDPSLRFFAAQGSNDKTIDWTNSVLVQWAAAHPGVRIADLHTRLCGHGFTPTLNGVTLYHDTLHFTPQAAGMIWTWLAPIARSEASRGTAP, from the coding sequence GTGACCCGGCCTGCATCCGTCGGCAGAGTCAGTAGGCGTCGATACGACGCGATCGACGGCTACCGCGGACTGTTCGTTGTCCTGGTCATGCTGTACCACGTCGGAGTGACCGCGCTCGTCGGCGGTTGGGTGGGCATCAACCACTTCTTCGTTTTCTCTGGGTTCCTCATCACCCGACTCCTCGTCAAGGAGTTCGGTCGCGATGGCCGGATCAGTCTGATCAATTTCTACCGTCGCCGGGTACGCCGGATCGTGCCCGCAATGATCGTGCTCGTCGGCGCTGTCCTCGTGCACACCGCGCTCTTCGCCGACCCGGCCTATCGCAAGCAATTCGGGGGTGACGCGGTCGCGACGCTGGGCTTCTACCTCAACTGGCGGCTGATCGGGCGGGACGACGCGTACTTCACGATGTTCGGTCACCCGAGCCCATTGCGGCATGCGTGGACGCTGTCCGTCGAGGAGCAGTTCTACCTGGTGGCTCCACTTCTTCTGCTGGTGGTCTGCTGGTTGCTGCGCTCGCGGCCGGCGCGCGCCACGTGCGCGTTCGGCTTGGCGGTGTTGTCGGCGCTCTGGTCGGCACACCTGCACTATCGGGGGATTGTCGACCAGGCGCGGTTCTACTACGCGACCGACATACGGGCGCAGGCGCTTCTGGTCGGCGTCGCGGCGGGACTGCTGCTCGCTGTCGACCACCGCGGCAGAGAGCCCATCGCCCTCTCGCGGGGCACCACCCATCTGCTGGCCTGGATCGGTTTCGGCACATCCTTGGCGGCGCTGTTCGTGCTGAGTCCGACGAGCGCCTGCGTCTACAACGGCGGAGGTATGCTCCTGTTCGCCGTGGCTGCGGCACTGATGGGTTTCGCGGCGATCGACCAACGCGACCTGCTGATCAACCGGCTGTTTTCCTGGGGACCGCTGGTCTACCTGGGCCGAATCTCCTATGGACTCTACCTCTACCACTGGCCCATTCATCTCTGGCTGCCGATGCCGGGTCTACCACGCTGGGTGGCCGGCACCCTCCAGCTGTTGTTGGCACTCGCCGTGGCGACAGTGTCGTTCCGGTACCTCGAACTCCCGATCATGCAGTACGGGCTTCGCGGAGTGTGGCGTCGACGGCGCACACGACGCGCCGTCCCGGCCACCGCACTGATCGCCTCGCTGCTCGGCGGGATCATGATGTGGCAGGGGAGTGCCGGGGCCTCGGCATCGACTCCCGACCTCGTCTCCGGTCAGTCGGCATACCGACCAACCGCGACCGTGCACCGGGTCGGCGTGCTCGGCGACTCGGTCGGCTCGTCCCTGATGGCCGGCTGGAACCAGGGCGCGTACCGGGACCTGAGGCTGACCGACCAGACGCTCATCGGGTGCGATCTGATCGACGCCCCGACCTGGCACGACGGCTCTGTCGGCGCACCGGAGAAGCAGTGCGCGTCCTGGCGTCGCGACTGGCCGTCGCAAATGCGTGACGCGCACGACAGTTCGATGATCGTGCTCGCCGGCGCTCAGTTCCTCACCGACCACATGGTGGCCGGTCGGGTGGTCAGGGCAGGAACCCCGGCGATGCGTGAGCTGATTGACGAGACCCTGGACGGGATCAGGGGCCGTGCACGTACGGCACGGGTCTCCACGATCACGCTGGTGAATCTGCCGTGCCGCCAAATCGATCCAGCGCAGCTCGACCCTTCGCTGCGATTCTTCGCCGCGCAGGGCAGCAACGACAAGACGATCGATTGGACGAACAGCGTCCTGGTGCAGTGGGCTGCGGCGCATCCCGGCGTCCGGATCGCGGATCTGCACACCCGCCTGTGTGGACACGGCTTCACACCAACGCTCAATGGCGTCACCCTCTACCACGACACGTTGCACTTCACCCCACAGGCCGCCGGGATGATCTGGACCTGGTTGGCACCCATCGCCCGCTCGGAAGCGTCGCGGGGCACGGCACCCTAA
- a CDS encoding ArgE/DapE family deacylase: MNGLTADEQRVLDLVDDEAILADLAALVAIPSAGGSSGEVAAQRWCAQRLRVLGFDVDEWDIDVPALTAAVGFPGAEVERAAALGVVGVLPASDGSNDADRPALAFGGHTDVVPPGNIDAWTSDPFVLRIQDGVGYGRGVCDMKAGVAAMIGAVDALRRAGVHRSRSIAVHCVSGEEDGGLGAFATLQRGHRADACVITEPTAAAVIPTNAGSLTFRIEVPGLATHGSQRWQGVSAIDKLDVLQTALRRLEAERNAGVPAEFAHLQLPWPLSIGIVHAGDWASTVPDLLIAEGRYGVRPGERVEDAQRAFEQAVCAESQRDPWLREHPVRISWPGGRFAAGSLPQGHPLLQEVRDAVSTVRGSVPDVVGAPYGSDLRLYAGAGVPTLQYGPGRVEQAHAVDESVELADVLACARVCALLAVRASSTEVTGE, from the coding sequence GTGAACGGGTTGACTGCCGACGAGCAACGCGTGCTGGATCTGGTGGATGACGAGGCGATCCTGGCCGACCTCGCGGCACTGGTCGCCATCCCGTCGGCCGGCGGATCATCGGGTGAGGTGGCGGCGCAGCGGTGGTGTGCGCAGCGTCTCCGCGTGCTCGGGTTCGACGTCGACGAATGGGACATCGATGTGCCCGCGTTGACCGCTGCCGTGGGATTCCCGGGGGCGGAGGTGGAGCGGGCGGCGGCACTGGGCGTCGTCGGCGTGCTGCCGGCGTCGGACGGCAGCAACGACGCCGACCGTCCCGCTCTCGCGTTCGGCGGTCACACCGACGTCGTCCCACCGGGCAACATCGACGCCTGGACCAGCGACCCGTTCGTGCTGCGGATCCAGGACGGCGTCGGCTACGGGCGCGGCGTGTGCGACATGAAGGCCGGGGTGGCCGCGATGATCGGCGCGGTCGACGCACTGCGCCGGGCCGGTGTCCACCGCAGCCGGTCGATCGCCGTCCACTGCGTCAGCGGTGAGGAGGACGGCGGGCTGGGCGCGTTCGCCACCCTGCAGCGGGGCCATCGCGCGGACGCCTGCGTCATCACCGAGCCGACCGCGGCCGCCGTCATACCGACCAACGCCGGCTCGTTGACCTTCCGGATCGAGGTGCCCGGGCTGGCGACCCACGGCTCGCAACGATGGCAAGGTGTCAGCGCGATCGACAAACTGGACGTGCTGCAGACCGCACTGCGGCGCCTCGAAGCGGAGCGAAACGCAGGCGTACCAGCGGAATTCGCGCATCTACAGCTTCCCTGGCCGCTGTCCATCGGCATCGTGCACGCCGGTGATTGGGCCAGCACCGTCCCCGACCTGCTGATCGCCGAGGGCCGGTACGGTGTGCGCCCAGGGGAGCGGGTCGAGGACGCGCAACGGGCGTTCGAGCAGGCCGTGTGTGCCGAGTCGCAACGAGATCCGTGGCTGCGCGAGCACCCGGTGCGAATCAGCTGGCCGGGTGGCCGGTTCGCGGCGGGCAGCCTGCCACAGGGCCATCCGCTGCTGCAGGAGGTCCGCGACGCGGTGTCGACCGTCCGTGGCAGCGTCCCGGACGTGGTCGGGGCGCCATACGGTTCCGACCTGCGGCTGTATGCCGGGGCCGGTGTGCCGACCCTGCAGTACGGTCCGGGACGCGTGGAGCAGGCTCATGCGGTGGATGAATCGGTCGAACTGGCGGACGTACTGGCCTGCGCCCGGGTGTGCGCGCTGCTGGCCGTGCGCGCAAGCAGCACGGAAGTGACCGGTGAGTAA
- a CDS encoding class I SAM-dependent methyltransferase: MQTSRVFDAVAAAFPGDPQSTDPIDPLWQRLAEEVEGFTGTNELAVLNAAAAALPDDEAYLEVGTFKGRSLVAAVQGNERTRFYAIENFLEFGMTGQDARAELQDNLERLAGDADVHLLEGDAFTLMAQPGVIDRPIGVYFYDGDHTLLAHYLALAVVEPLLADEALVLVDDASWKVVQRAHRLFLRRHPGWKVVRTWDVTGADDLRWANGMHALVFRRSDARGRSLSRTDEGLRRYQTVLQDKINKAAWKFGTRLPAPVKQGLVRLTVSRARSVGGDDH; this comes from the coding sequence ATGCAGACTTCTCGCGTGTTCGACGCCGTCGCCGCGGCGTTCCCGGGCGACCCGCAGTCGACCGACCCGATAGATCCGCTGTGGCAGCGGCTGGCCGAAGAAGTCGAAGGCTTCACCGGGACCAATGAGCTCGCGGTGCTCAACGCCGCAGCCGCGGCGCTCCCGGACGACGAGGCCTACCTGGAGGTCGGCACCTTCAAGGGCCGGTCGCTCGTGGCCGCGGTCCAGGGCAACGAGCGCACGAGGTTCTACGCGATCGAGAACTTCCTGGAGTTCGGTATGACGGGCCAGGACGCCCGCGCCGAGCTCCAGGACAACCTGGAACGGCTCGCTGGCGACGCCGATGTGCACCTGCTCGAAGGAGACGCGTTCACCCTCATGGCGCAGCCCGGCGTGATCGACCGGCCGATCGGCGTCTACTTCTACGACGGGGACCACACGCTGCTCGCACACTATTTGGCGCTCGCTGTCGTGGAACCGTTGCTTGCCGACGAAGCCTTGGTACTGGTCGACGATGCGAGTTGGAAGGTCGTGCAGCGCGCTCACCGACTCTTCCTGCGCCGCCATCCGGGCTGGAAGGTCGTGCGTACCTGGGACGTGACGGGGGCTGACGACCTGCGGTGGGCGAACGGCATGCACGCGCTCGTATTTCGTCGCAGCGATGCCAGGGGGCGGTCCCTGAGCCGCACTGACGAAGGATTGCGCCGCTATCAAACGGTGCTGCAGGACAAGATCAACAAGGCCGCGTGGAAGTTCGGAACGCGGCTCCCGGCTCCAGTCAAGCAGGGACTGGTGCGCCTCACCGTCTCACGTGCGAGGAGTGTCGGCGGCGACGATCACTGA
- a CDS encoding oligosaccharide flippase family protein has protein sequence MTVRSALRSPSSGTALGALLGVSMGMANALGYVVVMLLSRPLGPGEFGGYTALSTYGVLLAIPAGVFQVVVARRLSGTDSEEPTSALRPAIFTGLAGASFTAVISPALARVFHLPSFVTAILLGGMLVPMMLTGCFQGILLGRGRLHALSVLYLVNATTRVVAAAVSALIGADVTGVFALMLLAGAVTAGIGAWLCRTDLRVLPRSARMARELVRSNSTLAAYIALTNVDMLLARHFLTAHESGGYALASTFARAICWGTQFVALIIVPRMQGRRPTRTLLQASGVVAAIGAVGFGIVAISPRTWITLAGGADYAPFSRLALLCVILGIAWALAQVWLFSEMGSNTGWLGRLTWAVIAVEVIAISAHWHRSATQLVGVCMVGALVIVGAGLCRVLVRHQAATLAEDSVIVAADTPRT, from the coding sequence GTGACAGTCCGTAGCGCTCTGCGCTCGCCCTCGTCGGGCACCGCCCTCGGTGCCCTGCTCGGCGTCTCCATGGGTATGGCGAACGCGCTCGGCTATGTCGTGGTGATGCTGCTGTCGCGGCCGCTCGGCCCCGGCGAGTTCGGCGGCTACACGGCGCTGTCCACGTACGGCGTGCTGCTCGCCATACCGGCCGGTGTCTTCCAGGTGGTCGTCGCACGCCGGTTGTCAGGGACGGACTCGGAAGAGCCGACCAGCGCCCTGCGGCCGGCGATCTTCACCGGTCTCGCAGGTGCATCGTTCACGGCGGTGATCTCGCCCGCTCTGGCCAGGGTGTTCCACCTGCCCTCGTTCGTCACCGCCATCCTGCTCGGCGGGATGCTCGTGCCAATGATGCTCACCGGCTGTTTCCAGGGCATTTTGCTGGGCCGCGGCAGGTTGCACGCACTCTCCGTGCTCTATCTGGTCAACGCGACGACCCGGGTCGTCGCGGCGGCCGTCAGCGCGCTGATCGGTGCGGACGTGACCGGTGTGTTCGCCCTGATGCTGCTCGCCGGTGCTGTGACCGCCGGTATCGGAGCGTGGCTGTGCCGCACGGACCTGCGCGTGCTGCCGCGGTCCGCACGCATGGCCCGCGAGCTGGTCCGGTCGAACAGCACCCTCGCGGCATACATCGCACTCACCAACGTCGACATGCTGTTGGCACGGCACTTCCTCACCGCGCACGAGTCGGGTGGCTATGCACTGGCGTCGACCTTCGCGCGCGCCATCTGCTGGGGCACGCAGTTCGTCGCGCTGATCATCGTGCCGCGGATGCAGGGGCGCCGGCCGACCCGAACCCTCCTCCAGGCGAGTGGAGTCGTCGCCGCGATCGGCGCCGTCGGCTTCGGCATCGTCGCCATCTCACCGCGCACCTGGATCACCCTTGCAGGCGGCGCCGATTACGCACCGTTCAGCCGGCTGGCGCTGCTGTGCGTGATCCTCGGTATTGCGTGGGCGCTGGCCCAGGTGTGGTTGTTCTCGGAAATGGGCAGCAACACCGGCTGGCTGGGTCGGTTGACCTGGGCCGTCATCGCTGTCGAGGTCATCGCGATCTCCGCCCACTGGCACCGCTCCGCAACGCAACTGGTCGGAGTCTGCATGGTGGGCGCGCTCGTGATCGTGGGCGCCGGCCTGTGCCGGGTGCTGGTGCGCCACCAGGCGGCGACGCTGGCGGAGGACTCAGTGATCGTCGCCGCCGACACTCCTCGCACGTGA
- a CDS encoding alpha-(1->3)-arabinofuranosyltransferase domain-containing protein gives MPVTTKDAAPTATKAELDRWEPTDVRRLMTGYRLAVAGLTLLLALIVGLNGLGHFYTDIKPEVYLAPGRMIGQYLSAWTSTPYLGSPNFNVGLVPVLLVTGALRGLGLSPEWTFKVLHFALWLATAWGTARLTRRLVPRAGRYAGLAAGVLVLANPYTIQAGSTLAIALPMALLPWSLLAFINALWTPGRRWFSPRGWLWPAVFGLEFFAMSGMNVAIVPIFQLLALLPVVWVAVQVWRLRWPVVLAALGRCAVFVVGVSIYWLVPGFGAVATGSQIVDESESLTGIAKVSSFPEVLRGMGLWSLYGQDNHGAWVPQDAVYLTSTVVMVLTILWPALALLALRWLHGAARVIVVGTVAIAAVLMVGIFPAAGHPASPFGIVYRGFVELPGMAAFRTTNKVGALLALGFALALGVAAARLGPRIMRRDGLAPIAAVSVAVLLMSWTLPALTNRLYTSPMDIPGYWKQAASAVDKGNPDAAVLFLPGQTRAAYRWTVDRPDDVANSLFDRQVILPETSPNASAPGGNFLASLDSTLENGVVPDGMVSTYARYLGADTVLMRHDTDWQDAGGVQPGAVSSIAAADKGLFGVANYGLPGEYVATGGSDAAENQLPPLQQYAVKDPNSTVRVESTKNSLVVAGDGFSVPAMVSAGLLAGTPSFRYAQDLTSSGLAGSLGREHALVLTDTNARRDAITNRLSNNQGPLLAANQPLGLTRTLGTDPDDQTVLERSGARVTATSEGGAFFDQPYAVPENAVDGDPTTSWLFGDFDRAPGNRLTITEPKAQRLGTIRIAQAQVGKVKIDKVTVRAGGRSVTRTLPSTGYADFPMGDVSAQQVTVTIDSTRGTGYNLVGITDIQGVGPVAVRTARTPLTFDTLYQGLSSSERARFDSTPLDVLLTREQGTADVYDDSETQLRRIVSLPDSRTFDGTAAVRVEGSFEPVYDRAAGLSTKIRATSSDFYFRLASTRASLAADGKSSTAWQPGGKLAGAWWQLTGPQRAIRTVKVAQQPADGDTSNPRNSYAKRVTITVDGHEVASAVLKQSGTTRIVIPKRHGKPLRGKTIRMTIDSITGSENGVPPRFTSIDTGLRVKQLKLGPVDTAGADDPRCTTVATVDGDPLRMRPVAQQLSSTSDQGSTWALCGSLHLGKGTHRIEPAPGFVLDNLHLTDVQHDAAASPAVAPVTQVTRDASTHKTLRVTTNGPTAVVLGQSLAGGWHATANGTDLGAPQLIDGYSTGWLLPKAGKYTIQISYAPQRRADVALAVSLAVLLLAVALVVLAVFRKLRPAKNGPEDPDGEEDLDDEDLDVFYRRLAELGPVDGAVERAMSMAGHRDSGAADEVDTDRAAGRGLGLSDTWDRRPRTERARGPRRLTSPSAARALPRPVLEVGLVLVAAFFVGWAGLVAGAVVVAVLRRRRSVPARWLQVAGAALLLLSMGVYLLVLGDARGTLSADGVAQSMWPHWLAGAGLVIGLVGALRDTGSTDEDVADE, from the coding sequence GTGCCCGTAACCACGAAGGACGCCGCGCCGACGGCGACGAAAGCCGAACTCGACCGCTGGGAGCCGACTGACGTGCGCCGACTGATGACCGGCTATCGGCTGGCCGTTGCCGGACTGACGCTGCTGCTCGCACTGATCGTGGGGCTCAACGGGCTGGGGCACTTCTACACCGACATCAAACCCGAGGTCTACCTGGCGCCCGGGCGGATGATCGGGCAGTACCTGTCGGCGTGGACCAGCACGCCGTACCTCGGCTCACCCAACTTCAACGTCGGGCTGGTGCCGGTGCTCCTGGTGACCGGGGCGTTGCGCGGCCTCGGCCTGTCGCCCGAGTGGACCTTCAAGGTGCTGCACTTCGCGCTGTGGCTGGCGACCGCGTGGGGCACCGCACGGCTGACCCGCCGGCTGGTCCCGCGCGCAGGACGGTACGCGGGTCTGGCCGCGGGTGTGCTGGTGCTGGCCAACCCCTACACCATCCAGGCCGGCAGCACGCTCGCCATCGCGTTGCCGATGGCGCTGCTGCCCTGGTCGCTGCTGGCGTTCATCAACGCGCTGTGGACCCCGGGCCGACGATGGTTCTCGCCCCGCGGCTGGCTCTGGCCGGCCGTGTTCGGGCTGGAGTTCTTCGCGATGAGCGGGATGAACGTCGCGATCGTGCCGATCTTCCAGCTGCTCGCCCTGCTGCCGGTGGTCTGGGTCGCCGTGCAGGTCTGGCGGCTGCGGTGGCCGGTCGTGCTCGCCGCACTCGGCAGATGCGCGGTGTTCGTGGTCGGCGTGTCGATCTACTGGCTGGTCCCGGGTTTCGGTGCGGTGGCGACCGGCAGCCAGATCGTCGACGAGTCCGAGTCCCTCACCGGCATCGCCAAGGTGTCCTCCTTCCCGGAGGTGCTGCGCGGGATGGGTCTCTGGTCGCTGTACGGCCAGGACAACCACGGTGCCTGGGTGCCGCAGGACGCGGTCTACCTGACCAGCACGGTCGTCATGGTGCTGACCATCCTGTGGCCGGCGCTGGCGTTGCTCGCCCTGCGCTGGCTGCACGGAGCCGCCCGGGTGATCGTCGTGGGAACGGTTGCCATCGCCGCCGTGCTGATGGTCGGGATCTTCCCCGCTGCGGGACATCCGGCATCACCGTTCGGCATCGTCTACCGCGGTTTCGTGGAACTGCCCGGTATGGCGGCGTTCCGCACCACCAACAAGGTCGGCGCACTGCTGGCGCTCGGGTTCGCGCTCGCCCTCGGCGTCGCCGCGGCCCGGCTCGGACCGCGGATCATGCGCCGGGACGGCCTGGCACCGATCGCAGCGGTCTCGGTCGCGGTGCTGCTGATGTCCTGGACGCTGCCCGCGCTGACCAACCGGCTCTACACCTCGCCGATGGACATCCCCGGTTACTGGAAGCAGGCCGCGAGCGCGGTCGACAAGGGCAACCCGGACGCCGCAGTGCTCTTCCTGCCCGGGCAGACGCGCGCGGCATACCGCTGGACCGTCGACCGGCCGGACGACGTGGCCAACTCGCTGTTCGACCGGCAGGTGATCCTCCCCGAGACCAGCCCCAACGCGTCCGCCCCGGGTGGCAACTTCCTGGCGTCGCTCGACTCGACGCTGGAGAACGGCGTCGTCCCGGACGGGATGGTCTCCACCTACGCCCGGTACCTGGGCGCCGACACCGTGCTGATGCGGCACGACACCGACTGGCAGGACGCGGGCGGGGTGCAGCCCGGCGCGGTCTCGTCGATCGCCGCCGCCGACAAGGGCCTGTTCGGCGTCGCCAACTACGGCCTGCCCGGCGAGTATGTCGCCACCGGCGGCAGCGACGCCGCCGAGAACCAGCTGCCGCCGCTGCAGCAGTACGCGGTGAAGGACCCGAACTCCACCGTCCGGGTCGAATCGACGAAGAACTCCCTGGTCGTCGCCGGCGACGGCTTCTCCGTCCCGGCCATGGTGAGCGCCGGTCTGCTCGCCGGCACACCGAGCTTCCGCTACGCCCAGGACCTGACCAGCAGCGGGCTGGCCGGCAGCCTCGGCCGCGAGCACGCCCTCGTGCTGACCGATACCAACGCCCGGCGGGACGCGATCACCAACCGGCTCTCGAACAACCAGGGCCCGCTGCTGGCCGCGAACCAACCGCTCGGCCTGACCCGCACGCTGGGCACCGATCCCGACGACCAGACGGTGCTGGAGCGCAGCGGCGCGAGGGTCACGGCGACCTCCGAGGGCGGCGCCTTTTTCGACCAGCCGTACGCCGTGCCCGAGAACGCCGTCGACGGCGACCCCACCACCTCCTGGCTGTTCGGCGACTTCGACCGGGCACCGGGCAACAGGCTCACCATCACCGAGCCGAAGGCGCAGCGGCTCGGCACCATCCGGATCGCGCAGGCGCAGGTCGGGAAGGTGAAGATCGACAAGGTCACCGTGCGGGCCGGCGGCAGGTCCGTGACACGCACCCTGCCGTCCACCGGCTACGCGGACTTCCCGATGGGTGACGTGTCCGCCCAGCAGGTCACGGTCACCATCGACTCCACCCGCGGCACGGGCTACAACCTGGTCGGCATCACCGACATCCAGGGCGTCGGCCCGGTCGCGGTCCGCACCGCGCGCACCCCGCTCACCTTCGACACCCTCTACCAGGGGCTCAGCAGCAGCGAGCGGGCGAGGTTCGACAGCACGCCGCTGGACGTGCTGCTGACCCGCGAGCAGGGCACCGCCGACGTGTATGACGACTCCGAGACGCAGCTGCGCCGGATCGTCAGCCTGCCCGACTCCCGGACCTTCGACGGGACGGCTGCGGTCCGGGTGGAGGGTTCGTTCGAGCCGGTGTACGACCGGGCCGCCGGCCTGTCGACGAAGATCCGGGCGACCTCGTCGGACTTCTACTTCCGGTTGGCCTCGACCCGTGCGTCACTCGCCGCGGACGGCAAGTCGTCCACGGCCTGGCAGCCCGGCGGCAAGCTGGCGGGTGCCTGGTGGCAGTTGACCGGCCCGCAGCGGGCCATCCGGACCGTCAAGGTCGCCCAGCAACCTGCCGACGGCGACACCTCGAACCCGCGGAACTCCTACGCGAAGCGCGTCACCATCACCGTCGACGGCCACGAGGTCGCCTCGGCCGTTCTGAAGCAGTCCGGCACGACCCGGATCGTCATACCCAAGCGGCACGGAAAGCCGTTGCGGGGCAAGACGATCCGGATGACGATCGACTCGATCACCGGCAGCGAGAACGGCGTGCCGCCGCGGTTCACCTCCATCGACACCGGCCTGCGGGTCAAGCAGTTGAAGCTCGGACCCGTCGACACGGCGGGCGCGGACGACCCGCGGTGCACGACGGTCGCCACCGTCGACGGCGACCCGCTGCGGATGCGACCCGTGGCGCAGCAGTTGAGCAGCACCTCCGACCAGGGCAGCACGTGGGCCCTGTGCGGCTCGTTGCACCTCGGCAAGGGGACGCACCGGATCGAGCCGGCCCCCGGGTTCGTCCTGGACAACCTGCACCTGACCGACGTGCAGCACGACGCCGCGGCGTCGCCCGCGGTCGCACCGGTCACCCAGGTCACCCGCGATGCGAGCACGCACAAGACGTTGCGGGTCACCACGAACGGGCCGACCGCCGTGGTCCTCGGGCAGAGCCTGGCCGGCGGCTGGCACGCGACCGCGAACGGCACCGACCTCGGTGCACCGCAGCTGATCGACGGTTACTCGACCGGATGGCTGCTGCCGAAGGCCGGGAAGTACACGATCCAGATCAGCTACGCCCCGCAGCGCCGCGCCGACGTGGCACTCGCGGTGAGCCTCGCCGTGCTGCTGCTCGCGGTCGCGCTGGTGGTGCTGGCGGTGTTCCGCAAGCTGCGCCCGGCGAAGAACGGCCCGGAGGACCCGGACGGCGAGGAGGACCTCGACGACGAGGACCTGGACGTCTTCTACCGCCGGCTCGCCGAACTCGGGCCGGTGGACGGCGCGGTGGAGCGCGCGATGAGCATGGCGGGGCATCGGGACAGCGGCGCCGCCGACGAGGTGGACACCGATCGTGCGGCGGGTCGCGGCCTGGGCCTGTCCGACACCTGGGACCGGCGTCCGCGGACCGAACGCGCCCGCGGGCCGCGACGGCTGACCTCGCCCAGCGCGGCGAGGGCGCTGCCACGTCCTGTCCTGGAGGTCGGGCTGGTCCTGGTGGCGGCGTTCTTCGTCGGCTGGGCCGGGCTGGTCGCGGGCGCCGTCGTCGTGGCGGTGCTGCGCCGGCGGCGCTCGGTCCCCGCCAGATGGCTGCAGGTCGCCGGAGCGGCCCTGCTGCTGCTCTCGATGGGTGTCTACCTGCTCGTGCTCGGCGACGCCCGCGGCACCCTGAGCGCGGACGGCGTCGCACAGAGCATGTGGCCGCACTGGCTGGCCGGCGCGGGACTGGTGATCGGTCTCGTGGGCGCACTGCGGGACACCGGATCGACGGACGAGGACGTGGCCGATGAGTGA
- a CDS encoding glycosyltransferase family 2 protein — MSEQPLVSVVVPTRNNARTIRPCLQSVRDQTYPAIELIVVDNSSNDGTIDVATELADSAVTGGPERSAQRNLGIERARGEWVLWLDSDMILPPTSVEQAVATALSTGATGVALPERTIGDGFWTACRALERECYLNQPWLHNPRLVRRDYLVTEGGFHLGMSGPEDADLRLRMRAEGHGIELAPIIVDHDEGRLTVKDVMLKRYYYGRSIPAFAGQHDGAVGAQGKAVLKSYAVNWRLLARDPLHAAGMVALRSLEVVGYTAGARRGRRDRARGVS; from the coding sequence ATGAGTGAACAACCCCTGGTGTCGGTCGTCGTGCCGACGCGCAACAACGCGCGCACCATCCGCCCCTGCCTGCAGTCGGTGCGCGACCAGACCTATCCCGCCATCGAGCTCATCGTCGTCGACAACAGCAGCAACGACGGAACCATCGATGTGGCAACGGAATTGGCCGACAGTGCAGTGACGGGCGGGCCCGAGCGGTCCGCGCAACGCAACCTCGGCATCGAGCGGGCACGTGGTGAGTGGGTGCTGTGGCTGGACAGCGACATGATCCTGCCGCCGACCAGCGTCGAGCAGGCGGTCGCGACCGCGCTGTCCACCGGGGCGACCGGCGTCGCGCTGCCCGAGCGCACGATCGGCGACGGTTTCTGGACGGCCTGCCGGGCGTTGGAACGGGAGTGCTACCTGAACCAGCCGTGGCTGCACAACCCGCGGCTGGTCCGGCGCGACTACCTGGTCACCGAGGGCGGGTTCCACCTGGGGATGTCCGGGCCGGAGGACGCCGACCTGCGGCTGCGGATGCGCGCCGAGGGGCACGGCATCGAGCTCGCACCGATCATCGTCGACCACGACGAGGGACGGCTGACCGTCAAGGACGTCATGCTCAAGCGCTACTACTACGGCCGCAGCATCCCGGCCTTCGCCGGGCAGCACGACGGTGCCGTCGGCGCCCAGGGCAAGGCCGTGCTGAAGTCGTATGCCGTCAACTGGCGTCTGCTCGCACGCGATCCGCTGCACGCCGCCGGCATGGTCGCGCTGCGCAGCCTGGAGGTCGTCGGCTACACCGCAGGAGCCCGCCGCGGCCGGCGCGACCGGGCGCGGGGCGTGTCGTGA